In the genome of Notamacropus eugenii isolate mMacEug1 chromosome 5, mMacEug1.pri_v2, whole genome shotgun sequence, one region contains:
- the LOC140509023 gene encoding olfactory receptor 8G50-like, with protein sequence MEKGNYSLVTEFILIGLSDQPEFQMQLFFLFLGIYVITVLGNLGMIILIRLSSNLHTPMYYFLCSLSFIDLCQSTVITPKMLVNFLSKENTISYPDCITQFYFFAFFVISECHMLAVMAYDRYVAICHPLLYSLMMSHQVCSLLVSGVYALGLVGATPQTGCLLNVVFCKKKAINHYFCDLLPLLELSCSSTYVNEVLLLSFSTFNILFPTLTIICSYVFIIVNILKIQSTEGRSKAFSTCSSHIAAVGVFFGSCAFMYLQPSSVSSMDQGKVSSVFYTIVVPMLNPLIYSLRNKDVKIALKKVMKRTFF encoded by the coding sequence atggagaaaggaaattattCACTAGTGACTGAGTTCATCCTCATAGGGCTAAGTGACCAGCCAGAGTTTCAGATGCAACTCTTCTTCCTGTTCCTGGGGATTTATGTTATCACAGTGCTGGGGAACCTGGGCATGATCATATTGATTAGACTTAGTTCTAATCTTCACACCCCCATGTACTATTTCCTctgtagtttgtccttcattgatcTCTGCCAATCAACTGTCATCACTCCCAAAATGTTGGTGAACTTTTTATCAAAGGAAAACACCATTTCCTATCCTGACTGCATTACACAAttctatttttttgccttttttgtaatTTCTGAATGTCACATGTTGGCTGTGATGGCATATGACCGTTATGTTGCTATATGCCATCCCCTTCTTTATAGTCTTATGATGTCTCATCAAGTATGCTCATTGTTGGTGAGTGGGGTATATGCATTGGGCCTGGTGGGGGCTACACCTCAAACAGGCTGCTTGCTTAACGTGGTCTTCTGTAAGAAAAAAGCCATTAATCATTACTTCTGTGATCTTCTTCCACTCTTGGAACTCTCTTGTTCCAGCACCTATGTCAATGAAGTGCTACTTCTCTCATTCAGtacatttaatattcttttcccaACGTTAACCATTATTTGCTCTTATGTTTTTAtcattgttaacattttaaaaattcaatccaCTGAAGGCAGATCAAAAGCCTTCAGCACCTGCAGCTCCCATATTGCTGCAGTTGGTGTCTTCTTTGGTTCTTGTGCATTTATGTACCTACAACCATCTTCAGTCAGTTCCATGGATCAGGGGAAAGTGTCTTCTGTTTTTTATACAATTGTAGTGCCCATGTTAAACCCTCTTATCTATAGTCTGAGAAATAAGGATGTCAAAATTGCCTTGAAGAAAGTgatgaaaagaacatttttttga